One Pantoea eucalypti genomic region harbors:
- a CDS encoding RpoE-regulated lipoprotein, with protein MKAVRSTLLIAAVALSGCASSGSGADSSQQASWWNPLTYHWSSALPWNWFGSTLTATEQGVGGLTASTAMKEDAISAGLNGDYSLRQGMRSENGQVISFWQALNDGKVKLVIYGESQVDRIEVMDSAIASSDGSKVGDAFSNKFSKAFDNCTLASGPDARDVACRAPGSQHLTYVYHGDWHGPEGLMPSDDTLKNWKISKIVWQR; from the coding sequence ATGAAAGCTGTTCGTTCCACGCTACTGATCGCCGCCGTTGCACTGAGCGGCTGTGCCAGTTCGGGTTCCGGCGCTGACAGCAGCCAGCAGGCAAGCTGGTGGAATCCGCTGACGTATCACTGGTCTTCTGCGCTGCCATGGAACTGGTTTGGTTCCACGCTGACCGCGACTGAACAGGGCGTGGGTGGGTTAACCGCCTCGACCGCCATGAAAGAGGACGCGATCAGTGCCGGACTGAACGGTGACTATTCGCTGCGACAGGGCATGCGTAGCGAGAATGGTCAGGTGATTTCATTCTGGCAGGCGCTGAATGATGGCAAAGTTAAGCTGGTAATTTATGGAGAGTCGCAGGTCGATCGTATCGAGGTCATGGATAGCGCGATCGCCAGCAGCGACGGCAGCAAAGTGGGTGATGCCTTCAGTAATAAGTTCAGCAAAGCCTTCGACAACTGCACCTTAGCCAGCGGCCCCGACGCGCGTGACGTGGCGTGCCGTGCGCCAGGCAGTCAGCATCTGACTTATGTCTATCATGGCGACTGGCACGGGCCGGAAGGATTGATGCCTTCTGACGATACCCTGAAAAACTGGAAAATCAGCAAGATTGTCTGGCAGCGTTAA
- a CDS encoding GNAT family acetyltransferase, giving the protein MEIRAFRQEDFEEVITLWERCDLLRPWNDPELDIERKMNHDPDLFLVAEVGGVVVGTLMGGYDGHRGAAYYLAVHPDYQGRGFANALMNRLEKKLIARGCPKLHLMIREENDQVVAFYEKLDYEPVDALLFGKRLIEDREY; this is encoded by the coding sequence ATGGAAATCCGCGCCTTCCGCCAGGAAGATTTTGAAGAAGTGATCACCTTATGGGAACGTTGCGATTTGTTACGGCCATGGAACGATCCGGAGCTGGATATCGAACGCAAAATGAATCACGACCCCGATCTCTTTCTGGTCGCTGAAGTGGGCGGTGTCGTCGTTGGCACGCTGATGGGCGGTTACGATGGTCACCGTGGCGCGGCGTATTACCTGGCGGTGCATCCTGACTATCAGGGACGCGGCTTCGCGAATGCGCTGATGAACCGTCTGGAGAAAAAGCTGATCGCGCGAGGCTGTCCGAAACTGCATCTGATGATCCGTGAAGAGAACGATCAGGTGGTGGCGTTTTATGAGAAGCTCGATTATGAGCCGGTTGATGCGCTGCTGTTTGGTAAGCGTCTGATTGAAGATCGTGAATACTAA
- the tkt gene encoding transketolase, translating to MSSRRELANAIRALSMDAVQKANSGHPGAPMGMADIAEVLWRDFLQHNPTNPAWLDRDRFILSNGHGSMLLYSLLHLSGYDLPIEELKNFRQLHSKTPGHPEIGYTPGVETTTGPLGQGLANAVGLAIAERTLAAQFNRPDHDIVDHHTYVFMGDGCLMEGISHEVCSLAGTLGLGKLIGFYDHNGISIDGETEGWFTDDTHKRFESYNWHVIGDIDGHDADAIRDAIKEAQSVTDKPSLIICRTIIGFGSPNKAGKEESHGAALGEAEVALTRKQLGWNYPAFEIPAEIYQQWDAKAAGAEREKAWDAKFAAYKAAYPELAKEYERRMNGEMPANWETEAARFIQELQTNPQKIASRKASQNSLEAYGKMLPEFLGGSADLAPSNLTIWSGSKSIKEDPAGNYIHYGVREFGMTAIGNGIAHHGGFVPYTATFLMFVEYARNAARMAALMKARQILVYTHDSIGLGEDGPTHQPVEQIASLRLTPNMSVWRPCDQVETAVAWKAAIERHHGPTALILSRQNLLQPERTPEQIENIKRGGYVLKDCDGTPDVILIATGSEIEITLGAAEKLTTGGHKVRVVSLPSTDLFDAQDAAYRESVLPSGVKARVAVEAGIADYWFKYVGLDGAIVGMTTFGESAPASQLFAEFGFTVENIVSHAEALLKPV from the coding sequence ATGTCCTCACGCAGAGAGTTGGCAAACGCGATCCGTGCACTGAGCATGGATGCCGTTCAGAAGGCAAATTCAGGCCACCCCGGTGCGCCGATGGGTATGGCCGATATCGCCGAAGTGTTGTGGCGCGACTTCCTCCAGCATAATCCGACCAATCCCGCCTGGCTTGATCGCGACCGCTTTATCCTCTCCAACGGCCACGGCTCCATGCTGCTTTATAGCCTGCTTCACCTCAGCGGCTATGACCTGCCAATTGAAGAGTTGAAAAATTTCCGCCAGCTGCACTCTAAAACGCCAGGTCACCCGGAAATTGGCTATACCCCAGGCGTTGAAACCACCACCGGCCCGCTGGGTCAGGGACTGGCAAATGCCGTGGGTCTGGCGATTGCAGAACGCACGCTGGCTGCGCAGTTTAACCGTCCGGACCATGACATCGTCGATCACCACACCTATGTGTTTATGGGCGATGGCTGTCTGATGGAAGGGATCTCGCACGAAGTCTGTTCACTGGCGGGCACTCTGGGCCTGGGTAAACTGATCGGCTTCTACGACCATAACGGTATTTCAATCGATGGTGAGACCGAAGGCTGGTTTACCGACGACACCCACAAACGCTTTGAGTCCTACAACTGGCATGTGATTGGCGACATCGACGGACATGACGCTGATGCTATTCGTGACGCCATTAAAGAAGCACAGAGCGTTACCGATAAGCCTTCACTGATTATCTGCCGCACCATTATCGGTTTCGGATCACCGAACAAAGCCGGTAAAGAGGAGTCGCACGGCGCAGCGCTGGGTGAGGCTGAAGTTGCCCTGACCCGTAAGCAACTGGGCTGGAACTACCCGGCGTTTGAAATCCCGGCTGAAATCTACCAGCAGTGGGATGCCAAAGCGGCGGGTGCTGAACGTGAAAAAGCCTGGGATGCGAAATTTGCCGCTTACAAAGCAGCCTATCCTGAGCTGGCGAAAGAGTATGAACGCCGCATGAATGGCGAAATGCCGGCCAACTGGGAAACTGAAGCAGCCCGTTTCATTCAGGAACTGCAGACTAATCCGCAGAAAATCGCCAGCCGCAAAGCGTCACAAAATTCGCTGGAAGCCTACGGTAAAATGCTGCCGGAATTCCTTGGCGGCTCGGCCGATTTGGCACCGAGTAACCTCACTATCTGGTCAGGCTCCAAATCGATCAAAGAGGATCCGGCCGGTAACTACATTCACTACGGCGTGCGTGAATTTGGCATGACGGCGATTGGTAACGGTATCGCGCACCATGGCGGTTTCGTTCCTTACACTGCCACCTTCCTGATGTTTGTTGAATATGCGCGAAACGCCGCGCGTATGGCGGCGTTAATGAAGGCGCGTCAGATTCTGGTCTACACCCATGACTCCATCGGTCTGGGCGAAGATGGCCCGACGCACCAGCCGGTTGAGCAGATCGCCAGCCTGCGTCTGACGCCAAACATGAGCGTATGGCGCCCTTGTGACCAGGTGGAAACGGCGGTGGCGTGGAAAGCGGCTATTGAGCGCCATCACGGTCCAACCGCGCTGATCCTCTCCCGTCAGAACCTGCTGCAGCCGGAACGTACGCCGGAGCAGATCGAAAATATCAAACGCGGCGGATACGTGCTGAAGGATTGCGACGGCACGCCTGACGTGATTCTGATCGCCACCGGTTCTGAGATTGAAATCACGCTGGGTGCAGCAGAAAAACTCACCACGGGCGGTCACAAGGTGCGGGTGGTTTCACTGCCTTCAACTGACCTGTTTGATGCGCAGGATGCCGCTTACCGCGAATCGGTTCTGCCGAGCGGCGTGAAAGCGCGTGTGGCAGTCGAAGCAGGTATTGCTGACTACTGGTTCAAGTATGTCGGTCTGGATGGTGCAATTGTCGGGATGACCACCTTTGGTGAGTCCGCCCCTGCCAGCCAGCTGTTCGCAGAGTTTGGCTTCACGGTTGAGAATATCGTCAGCCATGCTGAAGCATTACTCAAGCCCGTTTAA
- the tal gene encoding transaldolase: MNQLEALKQFTTVVADSGDIESIRNYHPEDATTNPSLILKASGLEGYKHLMDDAIEYAKKQGGSKETQIINASDKVAINLGMEILKSIPGRVSTEVDARLSFDRGMCVTKAEKLIRMYEEHGIDRSRVLIKLASTWEGIRAAEELEKNGIKCNLTLLFSFAQARACAEAGVFLISPFVGRIYDWYNSRKPMEPYVADEDPGVKSVRRIYDYYKKHRYSTIIMGASFRKVEQIIALAGCDRLTISPNLLEEMQNSDAPLERKLEPSTEGFHQPSPLSEAEFRWEHNQDPMAVEKLSDGIRQFAVDQQKLEDVLAARL, from the coding sequence ATGAATCAGTTAGAAGCCCTAAAACAGTTCACCACCGTGGTGGCGGACAGTGGTGATATCGAATCGATTCGTAATTACCATCCGGAAGACGCTACCACCAACCCCTCACTCATTCTGAAAGCGTCCGGTCTCGAAGGGTATAAACACCTGATGGATGACGCGATTGAGTACGCCAAAAAACAGGGTGGCAGCAAAGAGACCCAGATTATTAATGCCAGCGACAAAGTGGCGATCAACCTCGGTATGGAAATCCTGAAGAGCATACCGGGCCGTGTTTCGACCGAAGTGGATGCGCGCCTCTCCTTCGATCGTGGCATGTGTGTCACCAAAGCAGAAAAACTGATTCGGATGTATGAAGAGCACGGTATCGACCGCTCTCGCGTACTGATTAAGCTGGCGTCGACCTGGGAAGGTATCCGTGCAGCAGAAGAGCTGGAGAAAAACGGCATTAAGTGCAACCTGACACTGCTCTTCTCCTTTGCCCAGGCGCGTGCCTGTGCCGAAGCGGGCGTGTTCCTGATCTCCCCGTTTGTTGGCCGCATCTATGACTGGTACAACTCACGCAAGCCGATGGAACCCTATGTGGCGGATGAAGATCCCGGCGTGAAGTCTGTGCGTCGCATTTACGATTACTACAAAAAGCACCGTTACAGCACCATCATCATGGGTGCCAGCTTCCGTAAAGTGGAGCAGATTATCGCGCTGGCGGGCTGCGATCGCCTGACGATCTCCCCTAACCTGCTGGAAGAGATGCAGAACAGTGATGCGCCGCTGGAGCGCAAACTGGAGCCCTCCACAGAAGGCTTCCATCAGCCATCGCCGCTCTCCGAAGCGGAGTTCCGCTGGGAACATAACCAGGACCCGATGGCCGTTGAGAAACTCTCTGACGGCATCCGCCAGTTCGCGGTTGACCAGCAGAAACTGGAAGATGTGCTCGCCGCACGCCTGTAG
- the hemF gene encoding oxygen-dependent coproporphyrinogen oxidase, with product MADISRVKAFLLALQDEICNQLAAEDGGAQFAEDSWQRPGGGGGQSRVLRNGAVFEQAGVNFSHVHGDQMPASATAHRPELAGRSFEAMGVSLVIHPNNPYVPTSHANVRFFIAEKPGADPVWWFGGGFDLTPFYGFEEDALHWHQTAANICQPFGEDVYPRYKKWCDDYFYLKHRDEQRGIGGLFFDDLNTPDFEQSFSFMQSVGRGFIDAYRPIVARRKDHPWGDRERQFQLYRRGRYVEFNLVWDRGTLFGLQTGGRTESILMSMPPLVRWEYDYQPEAGSPEAALYRDFLPVKNWLNLPV from the coding sequence ATGGCTGATATTTCACGCGTAAAAGCATTCCTGCTCGCACTGCAGGATGAGATTTGTAACCAGCTGGCAGCTGAAGATGGCGGCGCACAGTTTGCCGAGGATAGCTGGCAGCGTCCTGGCGGCGGCGGCGGTCAGAGCCGCGTCCTGCGCAATGGCGCGGTGTTTGAGCAGGCAGGCGTCAACTTTTCGCATGTGCATGGCGATCAGATGCCAGCATCAGCGACCGCGCACCGGCCAGAGCTGGCGGGTCGTAGCTTTGAAGCGATGGGGGTCTCTCTGGTGATCCACCCGAACAATCCCTATGTGCCCACCAGTCACGCCAACGTGCGCTTCTTTATCGCCGAGAAACCGGGTGCCGATCCGGTCTGGTGGTTTGGCGGCGGCTTTGACCTGACCCCCTTTTATGGCTTCGAAGAAGATGCGCTGCACTGGCATCAGACTGCAGCAAACATTTGTCAGCCTTTTGGTGAAGATGTTTATCCACGCTACAAAAAATGGTGCGACGACTATTTTTATCTGAAGCATCGTGATGAGCAGCGCGGCATTGGCGGTCTCTTTTTTGACGATCTCAATACGCCCGACTTTGAGCAGAGCTTCAGCTTTATGCAGTCGGTAGGCCGCGGCTTTATCGATGCTTATCGGCCCATTGTGGCGCGCCGTAAAGATCATCCTTGGGGCGATCGTGAGCGCCAGTTCCAGCTCTACCGCCGTGGTCGCTATGTGGAGTTTAATCTGGTGTGGGACCGTGGCACGCTGTTTGGCCTGCAGACCGGTGGCCGCACAGAATCGATCCTGATGTCGATGCCACCGCTGGTGCGCTGGGAATATGATTACCAGCCCGAGGCCGGCTCTCCTGAAGCGGCTCTCTATCGCGATTTCCTGCCGGTGAAAAACTGGCTGAACCTGCCCGTCTGA
- the amiA gene encoding N-acetylmuramoyl-L-alanine amidase AmiA, whose product MHLLKRLIHRRQLLLSGLALAILTPRAVQAKEKTLTGANPHTRPAPPAKNGKRIVMIDPGHGGIDSGAVGEEGSEEKHIVLEIAGNVRRQLQSHPRIEVRLTRDSDHFIPLYQRVEIAHQHGADLFMSIHADGFTSPDASGASVFALSNRGASSSMARYLSQRENDADKLGGVKAQQQDHYLQQILFDLVQTDTIKNSLTLGKHVLDQIRPVHHLHSQHTEQAAFAVLKSPSIPSVLVETSFITNPHEEQLLGTTAFRQKIASAIASGIVNYFDEFDRRNA is encoded by the coding sequence ATGCACCTGCTTAAACGTTTGATTCATCGTCGTCAGTTACTGCTTTCCGGGCTGGCGCTAGCCATTTTAACGCCGCGTGCGGTTCAGGCTAAAGAAAAAACCCTCACCGGAGCAAATCCTCATACGCGCCCGGCTCCACCAGCGAAAAACGGCAAACGCATCGTCATGATCGATCCTGGCCACGGTGGCATCGACTCCGGTGCTGTTGGCGAAGAGGGTTCAGAAGAGAAACACATCGTGCTGGAGATCGCTGGCAACGTGCGGCGCCAGCTCCAGAGCCATCCGCGCATTGAAGTGCGTCTGACCCGCGACAGCGACCATTTTATTCCGCTCTATCAGCGCGTCGAGATCGCGCATCAGCACGGCGCCGATCTCTTTATGTCGATTCATGCCGACGGCTTTACCAGCCCCGACGCCAGTGGCGCCTCCGTATTTGCGCTCTCTAATCGTGGGGCCAGCAGCTCCATGGCGCGTTACCTGTCACAGCGGGAGAACGATGCAGACAAACTGGGCGGCGTGAAAGCGCAGCAGCAGGATCACTATCTGCAGCAGATCCTGTTCGACCTGGTGCAGACTGATACCATCAAGAACAGCCTGACACTGGGCAAGCACGTACTGGACCAGATCCGACCGGTGCATCATCTTCATAGCCAGCACACCGAGCAGGCGGCCTTTGCGGTACTCAAGTCACCGTCGATCCCCTCGGTGCTGGTTGAGACTTCCTTTATTACCAATCCGCACGAAGAGCAATTACTCGGCACGACGGCGTTTCGCCAGAAAATTGCCTCTGCAATTGCCAGCGGCATCGTCAATTACTTTGATGAGTTTGACCGCCGCAACGCCTGA
- the ampH gene encoding D-alanyl-D-alanine-carboxypeptidase/endopeptidase AmpH: MRTPYLLALMVSLLPLKSMAQVAPDPLLASQIVDRYAEHIFYGSGATGMALVAIDGNQRVFASFGDTRPGNNVRPQKDSLIRIASLSKLMTSEVMVKMAERGQIRLDDPLSKYAPPGARVPTYNGQPIRLINLSTHTSGLPREQPGGKAQRPVFVWPTKSERWTWLARASLKAAPGSSAAYSNLGYDLLSDALSRAAGTPYPALFQQLITRPLGMKDTTFTPSPEQCGRLMVAEKGASPCNNTLAAIGSGGVYSTPDDMGRWMQQFLNSSVNHRTPQIDRLQTLIYRRDQLHKVEGMDVPGKADALGMGWVYMGPKNGRPGIIQKTGGGGGFITYMAMVPQHNVGVFVVVTRSPLTRFTPMSDGVNNMLAELVGNQLGSPMMVQAIP, encoded by the coding sequence ATGCGTACACCCTATTTACTGGCCCTGATGGTTTCACTGCTTCCTTTAAAAAGCATGGCGCAGGTCGCGCCCGATCCGCTGCTGGCTTCTCAGATTGTTGATCGCTATGCGGAACATATTTTTTATGGCAGCGGTGCAACCGGCATGGCGCTGGTGGCGATAGATGGCAATCAGCGGGTGTTCGCCAGCTTCGGTGACACCCGTCCCGGCAACAATGTGCGTCCACAGAAAGATTCACTGATTCGCATCGCCTCGCTGAGTAAGCTGATGACCAGTGAAGTGATGGTGAAGATGGCTGAACGCGGACAGATTCGCCTTGACGATCCCCTGAGTAAATATGCGCCTCCAGGTGCACGCGTGCCCACGTATAACGGCCAGCCTATTCGCCTGATTAATCTCTCAACCCACACCAGCGGACTGCCGCGCGAACAGCCGGGCGGCAAAGCGCAGCGTCCGGTGTTTGTCTGGCCGACGAAAAGCGAGCGCTGGACATGGCTGGCGCGCGCCAGCCTTAAAGCGGCACCCGGCAGCAGTGCCGCCTACTCCAACCTGGGCTACGATCTGCTGAGCGATGCGCTGTCACGCGCCGCCGGCACCCCTTATCCGGCGCTGTTTCAGCAACTGATAACCCGCCCGCTCGGCATGAAAGACACCACCTTTACGCCGTCGCCCGAGCAGTGCGGACGCCTGATGGTGGCGGAGAAAGGTGCCAGCCCGTGTAATAACACGCTGGCGGCGATCGGCAGCGGCGGCGTCTATTCCACGCCGGATGATATGGGCCGCTGGATGCAGCAGTTCCTTAACTCTTCCGTAAACCATCGCACGCCGCAGATCGATCGACTGCAAACGCTGATTTACCGTCGCGATCAGCTGCACAAAGTTGAAGGCATGGATGTGCCGGGTAAAGCGGATGCACTGGGTATGGGCTGGGTCTATATGGGGCCAAAAAATGGTCGCCCGGGCATTATTCAGAAAACCGGCGGCGGTGGCGGTTTCATCACCTATATGGCGATGGTGCCGCAGCATAACGTTGGGGTGTTTGTCGTGGTGACGCGCTCGCCGCTGACCCGCTTTACGCCAATGAGCGACGGCGTGAACAATATGCTGGCCGAACTGGTGGGTAATCAACTGGGCTCACCGATGATGGTGCAGGCCATTCCTTAA
- a CDS encoding DUF2919 family protein codes for MNTNPLPGYQPDEYDAKGQLRLPFLFWLILLLQARTWLLLAMAGASRQQGNDLLALFYPDRQAFWIGLALGLPALAGLLLTGYRTRLPRLWQHWRSVLALSLLVNLLWQGWQFVQGDLLSSPLPLLLTLFDLLALIWLQFNRRCRDCFLPEHHLN; via the coding sequence GTGAATACTAATCCGTTACCTGGCTATCAGCCGGACGAATACGACGCGAAAGGGCAGCTACGGCTGCCGTTTCTTTTTTGGCTAATCCTGTTGCTTCAGGCCCGAACCTGGCTGCTGCTGGCGATGGCTGGCGCGTCCCGGCAACAGGGCAACGATCTGCTGGCGCTGTTCTATCCGGATCGTCAGGCGTTCTGGATTGGACTGGCACTGGGTTTACCCGCGCTGGCGGGCCTGCTGCTGACCGGCTATCGCACGCGCCTGCCGCGACTCTGGCAGCACTGGCGCAGCGTACTGGCGCTGTCGCTGTTGGTGAATCTCCTCTGGCAGGGCTGGCAGTTTGTGCAGGGTGATCTGCTCAGCTCACCGCTGCCCTTGTTGCTGACGCTGTTCGACCTGCTGGCGCTGATCTGGCTGCAGTTTAATCGCCGCTGCCGCGACTGCTTTCTGCCCGAGCACCATCTCAACTAA